ATAGAAAAGATAGATATATTGTATTTTTTGATACGATATGAAATATTTTTACTTTTGATATTTCCTCTATATTTTAGTAATTTTTTTAATCAATATAAAATAATATCAGAACTTATAAGTTTATATCCTAGAATTTTAATTGTTATAACCTATTTGTATAGTATGTCTAATAAAATGATATGGAATATTTTTTTAAAAAGCATCATAAAAATAAAACTAGAAAATAATTTTTTTAAAAGTATCGTAAAAATAAAACTAGAGAATATTTTGTTATTAATTTCATTTTCAATACCGATATTTTTATATATTTTCAAATTCAACATATTATTTATAAAAAGATCCTTAGTTAGTTTATTTATCATTAATTTATTTTTTATTATTATAATAAGAAAAAAAATGAATAATGAGAAGGAATATGATGTTAGAAAAAATAAAATAAAAAAATCATTAAAAAAAGAAATTTCATATTTGAGATTAAAAAAAGATGATTTAAAATTTATTTTAGAAAAAAAGAGATTAAAGATTTCTATTTTTTTTATGGTATCACTTTTTTCGACCTCCTTATTTCCAATAATAGATATTATTAAAGGTCCGAATTATCTGTCAGAAATTATAATAAATAATCAAAAATTTATAGAATATTGGTTTTATCTTTTTCTTATATTATTGATAATAAAAGCTATTTATCAGATTTATATAAATATATTTGATATTTCAGAAGAAGAAAGAGTTGAACTAAATGATATATTATTAGAAATATATGATGAAATAAAATAAATTTAGTTTAAGAATTACTAAATATTATTCTCTTTTTAAATAGTGAAAAACTTTTTTATTATATGATTTAATAAGGAATCACCAAATAAATAGAAAGGATTGAGATTAGATAATGGGTTTTAAAAGAAAAAAGTATTTATTAATTGGTATTTTAACAGCCTTTACAATTTCATGTTCCACAATAAAAACTCCTCCACTTGGAGTAAATTATGAAGGTCCATTGAGGGATAGTGATAATGTTGAGTTTCATTATGATTTGACTTATCTGGATAAGGATGGGAATATTCGGTATGACAGGCAGATTTGGGAGGCGACTTATAAGGTTGTGGATGAGGCAAAGGATTATCTGATTGTGGAGATGTTTTTGTTTAATGACATTTATAATAAGGATAAGGAGCATTTTCCAGAGTTTGCTAAGGAATATACGAGAAGGCTTATTAAAAAGAAGATGGAAAATCCTGATTTGAAGGTATATGTACTTTCAGATGAGAATAATAATTTATACGGGGCTTTTGAGCATCCATTTATTACAGATATGAAAAATGCTGGGATTGATGTTATAATGGTGGATATTTTTAAGCTCAAGGATACGTTTCCATGGTATTCGCCAATTTGGAGAACTTTTATAGAGCCTCACGGAAATCCACAGGGGAAAGGATGGATTGGGAACTTTTACGGGCCTATGTGGCCTAAATTGACTTTGAGAAATTTATTGAGGGCATTGAATGTAAAGGCCGATCACAGAAAAATATTTTTAAATGAAGAAAATGTTGTAGTTTCAAGTGCTAATATTCACGATCCTAGCTATTTTCATGAAAACGTAGCAATATCGGCTAATGGAGAAATTACAAAGGATGTTCTGCATGGATTACAGCTTGTGGCTGAATTTTCAGATGGGAAGATTGATGTAACTGAGAAGCAGGAAAATAAAATAAATACCAGTCAAATTGGAAATTTAACGAACAATCAGACAAGTGAGACAAATAATTTTTCTGAAAGTGAAACTGAAAAGCAAGTTAAAGAAATTGAGAAAAAGAAGAAAGAATTTGTGGAAGAGGAAACAAGAAGATTTGCACAGACTGGAGAACTTTCTGAAAAAAGTCAAAATTCTGAAAACGAAAATCAGAAAAATGGAGATACGATTACAAGATTTGATGATGAAAATAATAAGTATCAGCTTCAGTTTGTGACAGAAGCAAAAATTGGGGAGCATCTGGATAAGGACATTGACAGTGCGAGAGCAGGGGATGAAATACTTATGGGTATGTATTTTCTGGCTGATAAAGGTGTTGTTAACAGATTGATAAAAGCTGCAAATCGTGGTGTAAAAGTTCGGATTATTTTTGATAGAAGTAGAGATGCTTTTGGAATGAGTACGAATGGACTGCCTAACAAACCTGTTTCTAAGAAATTGAAGAAAAAAACTAAAAATAAAATAGAAGTGAAATGGTATTTTACAAATAATGAGCAATATCACACAAAGATAACACTAATCAAAAAAACAGATGGCAATGTTATAATACACACAGGTTCGGCTAATTTAATCAAAAAAAATATACGTGGTTACATAATGGATGCTAATTTTAGAATTTTGACAAATAATAATTCTAAGCTGACAAAAGATATCTATACATATTTTGATAGATTATGGGAAAATAAGGATGGTTTGTTTACCATAAACTTTGATGATGAGCCAACTACGAAGGCAAGTGCAGATTTTATGTATAAAATTTTAGATGCAGCACAATTAGGATCATTTTAGATGAAAAAATATATAGAAAATATATTAAATTAAAAAATTATAAAAATAAAAAGAATTTGAAAGAGAGGAATGAGAAACGAATGAAAAGAAAAATAATGTTAGTGGTAGTAATTTTAGCTATTGGTATGATGTCAGTTTCTTGCTTTAAAAAGAAAAAGGATGATAAGAAAAATAATCAGCAGACACAACAGCAACAAAATAAGGACATTAATACTGATATTTTTAATCTTGGAGGACAGGCTCAAGGAAATCCAAATATACAAAATTTAACTCCTGAGGAACAGCAAAATTTAATTGACAATCAAATTGATCCTGCAAAAGTTTCTGAAGCATTGACAAAAGCTCAAAATGGAGATAAGGAATCAATTATGTCGCTAGCACAGCTTTATTACAATTTAAAAAATAAGGATAAAGTTAAACAAATTTTGCAATACGGTGTAGATAAAAACTATCCTGAAGCAATTTATAACTTGGCTATGATTTTTAAAGAAGAAGGAAATACGGCAGAAGCAAATAAATTGATTGCAAGACTTCCAAAAGGTTCTACAACGACTGCTGGTAGACAGCAAATGAGACAAATAAAAATGCGTCCTGGTGCAGAAGCATATAATAGAGGTATTGATTTAATAAAAGCAAAGAGATATAAAGAAGCTAAAGTGGAATTTGAAAAAGCATATAATGCTGGGATAAAGGAAGCTGACATACGTGTGGCACTTTTAAATAAAGAACTTAAAAATGAGTCAGAAGCGATGAAATGGTTCCAAAAGGCTGCAAACCGTGGTGTTAAAGAGGCAAATTATGAAATTGGAGCAATTTTATATGATGGTGGTAAACAGACTGAATCACGTCCATACCTTCTAAAAGCGTATAATGCTGGGAATAAAGGACTTGCAATGCCAATCGCAATGTCATACCATCAACAAAATAATATGACAGAGGCTTTGAAATGGTATAAAATAGCTGCAAAAAATGGAGATAAAAATGCTGCGGCTACTGTTGAAAGAATTGAAAAGGGTGGAGTAGTTGAAGAAAAGAAAAATGACAAACAGCCAAAAACATTCCTAGGAAATGTAAACTCATCTCAAAGTTTGACAGAAAGCACTCTTAATAATGTAAAAAGTAAAAGTAAAGCAGAAGAAGCTTCAAAAGTTGAAATTAAAGCTGAAAAACCAAGCACAGCTAAGCAGCAGCAACCTGCACAAACAGTAAAATCTGACGAAAAATCTTCAGATGTAAGTATTGATGAAATTATGAAGAAAAAAGCAGCAGAATACAATAAATAAAAATACAGGAAATAAAAATTTTTTAATATTGACATTTGTAAAAAAATATTATATACTTGTTTTACAACAAAGTTATTTGAAAATCAAATAAATTATAATACAATTTAATAAAACTTATCAAGAGAGATATTAGGGAACGGCCCGTTTGAGTATCCAGCAACCTGTAATAACAAGGTGCTAAGTCCGGCATATGAATGCGAAGATAAGAAACAATTCTCTTCCTTTCTAGGAAGAGATTTTTTTTAAGTCAAAATATTTTATGCATTGAAATTGGAAATTATAAGTTTTAAGATTGATTGTTGTAAATTAAGTTGTGTTTATAGAAAAAATTAGGAGGAAATAGAATGGCTAAAAAAATTTACTTTACATCAGAATTTGTATCACCAGGACATCCAGATAAAATCTGTGATCAGATTTCAGATTCAATATTAGATGCTTGTCTTGCAGATGACGAAAGTTCAAGAGTAGCATGTGAAACATTTGCGACTACTGGGCTTGTAGTCGTTGGGGGAGAGATTACAACTAAGACTTATGTGGATGTTCAGAAGATTGTTAGAGATAAAATTTATGAAATTGGATATCGCCCAGGAATGGGATTTGACTCTGACTGTGGTGTGTTAAATACTATTCATTCACAGTCGCCTGATATTTCTATGGGAGTCGATACAGGTGGAGCTGGAGATCAGGGGATTATGTTTGGAGGGGCAGTTAATGAAACTGAAGAATTAATGCCTTTGGCACTTGTGTTATCTCGTGGAATTATTCAAAGACTGACTGAAATTACAAGAAATGGAACACTCGCTTGGGCAAGACCAGATGCAAAGGCACAAGTTACGTTAGCTTATGATGAAAATGGAAAATTGTTAAATGTTGATACAGTTGTTTTATCAGTGCAGCATAACGAAGATGTAACAAATGCACAAATTGAAAAGGATTTGAAAGAACTTGTTATAAAACCTGTGTTGGAAAAATATAACTTGAATATTGAAAATGTAAGAAAATTCCATATTAATCCGACTGGAAGATTTGTAATTGGAGGGCCTCACGGAGATTCTGGACTTACTGGAAGAAAAATTATAATTGATACCTATGGTGGTTACTTTAGACATGGTGGAGGAGCGTTTTCTGGAAAAGATCCATCAAAAGTTGACAGATCGGCAGCTTATGCGGCAAGATGGATTGCCAAAAATATTGTTGCAGCAGGTTTTGCCACAAAATGTGAAGTTCAGCTATCTTATGCGATAGGTGTTGCTGAACCTGTATCAATTCGTGTAGAAACATTTGGAACTGGGACAGTTGAAGAACCAAGGATTGAAGAGGCTGTTGCAAAATTATTTGACTTGACACCAAATGGAATCCAAAAATCATTAAACTTAAGAAAACCATCATTTAGATACCAAGATTTAGCGGCATTTGGACATATTGGAAGAACTGATATTGATTTGCCTTGGGAAAAACTGGATAAAGTTGAAGGCTTGAAACAAGAATTAGGAAAATAATTCAAAAATAGGGAGTGAATAAGTCACTCCCTTTAACTGTTTATTCATTAGAATATTTTTCAAAAGCTTTTTCAAATCCAATTGTATAAATATCAAAAAAGAAATTTATATTTTTTTCAGGAATATCACCTAATGCTTTCATAACATTTTTTGCAAAATGTACTGGACTGTCACCTCTTGCAGTTACCATCTTTCCATCAATTACTGATTCTGCTTTCACAAAATTTTCAGAATTTGTATAACTTTCATTATCCTTTATATCAGCAAGATTGTTTACAGTATGTTTGCAATCATTTAGAAGTCCGTTAGTTGCAAGGAAATAAGCGGCATCACAAATTGCACTCACAACTTTATTTGGATTATTCTTAAATTTTTTAACAAGTTCAATAATTGTGTAGTTTGTTTCAAAACTCTGGTTTCTCCAAGTTTTTCCTCCAATTAAAATCAATCCGTCAGTATTGTCTTCTGTTATTTCTTCTAATGTCATATCAGGTATCATTTTTAAATTACCCATTGACACTTTAATATCCTTATCAGTTGAAGCATAGCTAACTGAATAATTTTGAGTTATATTTTTGTCATTCAATGCTGAAGACAGAAATGCAGTTTCCCAGTCTGCAAATTCATCTAAAATTAAAAAAACTATATTTTTCATTATTGTTTTGTCCTTTCTTAGCTGCGATTAATTTTCTATTTTAAAACCAAATAAAATTATTTCGTTTTTAATAGTTTAATTTTAAAAAGTTTTAAAAGAATTGAAAATATTATAAATTATAATATAAAAAAAGTCAAATTTTTAATTTTTTACAGGCTGTCTTATTACTGTCTTCATCTTATTCACATCTGCCTTTCTCGGGTCGCTCAAATAAATTTCATGATGATATCTTTTTTCTGTTAATTCTATATTATATCCATTTTTTTGTGCAAATTCATTCATTCTTTGGATAGTTTCAGGCTCATCATTGTAGCTTCCTATATGCATGCATTGTACACAAAGTCCTTCATTATAGCTGAAAAATTCAACTTTTGAAAAATCTTTTTTCTTTTTTTCAGTGGCACACTTTATAGCCCATTTTACATCTTCCTTTTTAATAAAATCAGGTACTCTAATTAAAGAAATCCAGTTAAATAATTCCTTGTTTAACAAATAATTTTCATTCTCTACATTTTCCTGCCACCAAAGTCCTTCTAGTGGTGGAACAACATAGTCAAAAAATCCTTCAATTTTGTATTCTGTTTTATAGCTCATCTTAAGAGTGTAGGCAACTCCATATAGCATTTCAACTGCTTTCTGATACTCACCATCTTTTTCGTTGGGATTTCCTTTTCCTCGCACTGCTATAAAATTCATTTTAGGAATTTCTATAATTTCAGGTTTTTCTGACGGTCTATAAAATTTTTTAAATTCTTTCTTAAAATCAAATGCCATAATTATCATCTCCTAGTTATTATTTTATGCTAATATAAATGTGAATTTCCATATTTTCATAATCATTACCTGCTATATATTCTTCAAAATCATAAGTATAGTTTCTTATATCAGATTTTTCCTTCCCAAATTCTTCCCAAAATTTATACCAAAATTCTCCAACAGCCTTTACAGGATCACCAAAAATCACAAATTTTGCATATTTTCCTTTAGGAATTTCTAGACTTGTCATATCTTCAGGAATTTCATCAATTTTATTTTTCACTTCACAGCCTGTAAGACAGTCGTACTCAAAGCCATTTTCATTACTGTAATTATAATAGACTCCAATAGCATTATTGTTAATTCTGTCCTTTATATTTTTGGTACCTTTTTCAGAATACAGTTTTTCCCATAAATTTGAAATTTTTTCAGACATTGTTTCATCATCTTTCACTCTTGTTTTAAATCCAACAAGAATTTTTTCTTTAATTTCTACTATTTCATATTTCATAATTATCATCTCCTAATTATTATTTTATACTGATATAAATGTGAATTTCCATGTTTTCATAGCTTTCACCTGATATTTCATAATTGTCTTTAGTTATATATTCTTCAAAATCATATGTATACCTTCTATTATCCGAAAAATCTTCACTCAATTCTTTCCAAAATTTATTCCAAAATTCTCCAACAGCCTTTTCAGGATTTCCAGTAATTACAAATTTTGCATATTTTCCTTCAGGAATTTGGATTTTTATCATATTTTCAGGGATTTTATCTATTGCATCCTTTACTTCACAACCTGTAAGACAGTCATACGCAAGTCCATTTTCATTACTGTAGTTATAATAAACTCCCATAAGATTACCGTTTTTTCTATCTTTTACATTTTTGACACCTTTTTCAGAATACAAATCTTTCCATAAATTCCAGATTGTATCATGTGCTGTTTTCTCTTCCTTTATTCTCGCCTTTAATCCAACAAGAGTTTTTTCTTTAATTTCTACTATTTCGTATTTCATAATTATACCACCTTTTCTATCAAGTTTTATTGTATCAATTATAGCAATCATAATATGACAAGAGTATGTCATATTAAAAAATAAAATTTTGATTTATAAAAAATATATTTGTTAAGAAAAATTTAAAAAAAAAATACGACAATAAAATATTGCCATATTTATTAATTTTTATAATTTATCTCATCAATTCTGGACCATAACCAAAACCAAGATATTTGTAAATAGCATTATTTATGGTGTAATCTTGAATTACTCCCCATGTATTAGGATATTTTTTTACATATACTTTGATATCGTTTTCCATATATTGTAAATTATTTCTTTTAACTAATTGCAAATAAAATTCAGAACCTTTTTCTAGCAAAAAGTTTTGATATTGTTTATTGTTCATTTTTGAAATTTTTTTCTTTTCTTCATTGCTAATTTTTTTTATGTAATTTTCTAATTCAGAGGCATGAGCTGTAAAATTAGGACCTTTAATATGTACAGTTAGGACAGCTGTACCATTTTTAATTTCGGCATCCAATACTTTGTATGAAATTTTTGAGTTTGCGATTATTAAATAATCTGTAGAATTTTTTAATGATTTATCTGTCTGACTTGCTGCAATATCTTCTAAATTTTTTTTACGTTGATTGCTTACATTTTTTCCCAAAATTTCATTTGTACCTTCCACAGAGTTTGTAAAAACATTTTTCTTGACATTTTCAGGATTTGTGTGAAATTTCATAAAATCATAAAAGCTGTTGATTACGGCTTGTTTTTCATCATTTGAAGTATTGTTTTTAGCATTAGAAAATCCAAAGATGCTAAAAAATAAAAATGTTACTG
Above is a genomic segment from Leptotrichia hongkongensis containing:
- a CDS encoding phospholipase D family protein; translation: MGFKRKKYLLIGILTAFTISCSTIKTPPLGVNYEGPLRDSDNVEFHYDLTYLDKDGNIRYDRQIWEATYKVVDEAKDYLIVEMFLFNDIYNKDKEHFPEFAKEYTRRLIKKKMENPDLKVYVLSDENNNLYGAFEHPFITDMKNAGIDVIMVDIFKLKDTFPWYSPIWRTFIEPHGNPQGKGWIGNFYGPMWPKLTLRNLLRALNVKADHRKIFLNEENVVVSSANIHDPSYFHENVAISANGEITKDVLHGLQLVAEFSDGKIDVTEKQENKINTSQIGNLTNNQTSETNNFSESETEKQVKEIEKKKKEFVEEETRRFAQTGELSEKSQNSENENQKNGDTITRFDDENNKYQLQFVTEAKIGEHLDKDIDSARAGDEILMGMYFLADKGVVNRLIKAANRGVKVRIIFDRSRDAFGMSTNGLPNKPVSKKLKKKTKNKIEVKWYFTNNEQYHTKITLIKKTDGNVIIHTGSANLIKKNIRGYIMDANFRILTNNNSKLTKDIYTYFDRLWENKDGLFTINFDDEPTTKASADFMYKILDAAQLGSF
- a CDS encoding tetratricopeptide repeat protein — encoded protein: MKRKIMLVVVILAIGMMSVSCFKKKKDDKKNNQQTQQQQNKDINTDIFNLGGQAQGNPNIQNLTPEEQQNLIDNQIDPAKVSEALTKAQNGDKESIMSLAQLYYNLKNKDKVKQILQYGVDKNYPEAIYNLAMIFKEEGNTAEANKLIARLPKGSTTTAGRQQMRQIKMRPGAEAYNRGIDLIKAKRYKEAKVEFEKAYNAGIKEADIRVALLNKELKNESEAMKWFQKAANRGVKEANYEIGAILYDGGKQTESRPYLLKAYNAGNKGLAMPIAMSYHQQNNMTEALKWYKIAAKNGDKNAAATVERIEKGGVVEEKKNDKQPKTFLGNVNSSQSLTESTLNNVKSKSKAEEASKVEIKAEKPSTAKQQQPAQTVKSDEKSSDVSIDEIMKKKAAEYNK
- the metK gene encoding methionine adenosyltransferase, whose product is MAKKIYFTSEFVSPGHPDKICDQISDSILDACLADDESSRVACETFATTGLVVVGGEITTKTYVDVQKIVRDKIYEIGYRPGMGFDSDCGVLNTIHSQSPDISMGVDTGGAGDQGIMFGGAVNETEELMPLALVLSRGIIQRLTEITRNGTLAWARPDAKAQVTLAYDENGKLLNVDTVVLSVQHNEDVTNAQIEKDLKELVIKPVLEKYNLNIENVRKFHINPTGRFVIGGPHGDSGLTGRKIIIDTYGGYFRHGGGAFSGKDPSKVDRSAAYAARWIAKNIVAAGFATKCEVQLSYAIGVAEPVSIRVETFGTGTVEEPRIEEAVAKLFDLTPNGIQKSLNLRKPSFRYQDLAAFGHIGRTDIDLPWEKLDKVEGLKQELGK
- a CDS encoding DJ-1/PfpI family protein; translation: MKNIVFLILDEFADWETAFLSSALNDKNITQNYSVSYASTDKDIKVSMGNLKMIPDMTLEEITEDNTDGLILIGGKTWRNQSFETNYTIIELVKKFKNNPNKVVSAICDAAYFLATNGLLNDCKHTVNNLADIKDNESYTNSENFVKAESVIDGKMVTARGDSPVHFAKNVMKALGDIPEKNINFFFDIYTIGFEKAFEKYSNE
- a CDS encoding GyrI-like domain-containing protein; protein product: MAFDFKKEFKKFYRPSEKPEIIEIPKMNFIAVRGKGNPNEKDGEYQKAVEMLYGVAYTLKMSYKTEYKIEGFFDYVVPPLEGLWWQENVENENYLLNKELFNWISLIRVPDFIKKEDVKWAIKCATEKKKKDFSKVEFFSYNEGLCVQCMHIGSYNDEPETIQRMNEFAQKNGYNIELTEKRYHHEIYLSDPRKADVNKMKTVIRQPVKN
- a CDS encoding GyrI-like domain-containing protein, translated to MKYEIVEIKEKILVGFKTRVKDDETMSEKISNLWEKLYSEKGTKNIKDRINNNAIGVYYNYSNENGFEYDCLTGCEVKNKIDEIPEDMTSLEIPKGKYAKFVIFGDPVKAVGEFWYKFWEEFGKEKSDIRNYTYDFEEYIAGNDYENMEIHIYISIK
- a CDS encoding GyrI-like domain-containing protein — its product is MKYEIVEIKEKTLVGLKARIKEEKTAHDTIWNLWKDLYSEKGVKNVKDRKNGNLMGVYYNYSNENGLAYDCLTGCEVKDAIDKIPENMIKIQIPEGKYAKFVITGNPEKAVGEFWNKFWKELSEDFSDNRRYTYDFEEYITKDNYEISGESYENMEIHIYISIK